The following coding sequences lie in one Helicobacter sp. MIT 21-1697 genomic window:
- the mnmG gene encoding tRNA uridine-5-carboxymethylaminomethyl(34) synthesis enzyme MnmG, with the protein MEYDILVVGGGHAGVEASIASARMGAKTHLITLLIQNIALASCNPAIGGLGKGHLVKEIDALGGVMGEITDKCGIQFRILNASKGPAVRGTRAQIDMDRYSIFAKQILLNTPNLTLSQESVESLLYEQDSQGRYIAKGVTTNIGKTYFAKKIILTTGTFLRGLVHIGETKLQNGRFGEMSPQHLSASLKDMGLALGRLKTGTCARVDGRSIDFSTLEIHNGDENPPHFSYKTTDFSPTQLPCFVTYTNENTHKIIRNNFHRAPLFTGQIEGVGPRYCPSIEDKVNRFADKSRHQLFLEPQTKEAVEYYINGLSTSLPIDVQEALIHSIKGLENAHITRYGYAIEYDYVEPTELYHTLETKKCANLFLAGQINGTTGYEEAAAQGIMAGINATLSLQNKSFTLARNEAYIGVMIDDLVTKGTKEPYRVFTSRAEYRLLLREDNAYLRLGTYAYEFGLIDKARYAQIASDKTHIEQTIHYLQNHHLTPSSSNLAMLTSLGFAPISDKTLLVHIIGREELDSTHIRALLTHLGIANTESMSDSAIEQIFIESKYFDYIQKQKQQIGQMKQMLQVEIPRDFVFDNIPGLSLEVIEKLKIFTPKSLFEANEISGITPASIDVLHLYIHLHHKKKSQILV; encoded by the coding sequence ATGGAATATGATATTTTGGTTGTTGGAGGAGGACACGCAGGCGTTGAAGCAAGCATTGCAAGCGCAAGAATGGGTGCAAAAACACATCTTATCACACTTCTAATCCAAAATATTGCCTTAGCGAGTTGTAATCCAGCCATAGGAGGACTAGGAAAAGGGCATCTTGTTAAAGAAATTGACGCACTTGGCGGTGTTATGGGTGAAATCACTGATAAATGCGGCATACAATTTAGAATCTTAAATGCTTCCAAAGGACCGGCTGTGCGTGGCACAAGAGCACAGATAGATATGGATAGATATAGCATTTTCGCAAAACAAATACTCCTCAACACGCCTAATCTCACGCTCTCTCAAGAAAGTGTAGAATCTTTACTTTATGAGCAAGATTCTCAAGGACGTTACATCGCAAAAGGTGTAACAACCAATATAGGAAAAACTTATTTCGCAAAAAAAATCATTCTCACCACAGGCACTTTTTTACGCGGACTTGTGCATATCGGAGAGACAAAACTCCAAAATGGGAGATTTGGCGAAATGAGCCCACAGCATCTTAGCGCTTCACTTAAAGATATGGGCTTAGCTCTTGGACGATTAAAAACAGGAACTTGTGCGCGAGTTGATGGGCGAAGTATTGATTTTTCTACCCTTGAGATACATAATGGAGATGAGAATCCGCCTCATTTTAGCTACAAAACAACAGATTTTTCGCCCACACAACTTCCTTGTTTTGTAACTTATACTAATGAAAATACTCATAAAATTATCCGCAATAACTTTCATCGCGCACCGCTTTTTACAGGACAAATTGAGGGTGTTGGACCTCGTTATTGCCCAAGTATTGAGGATAAGGTAAATCGTTTTGCCGATAAGAGTCGTCATCAGCTCTTTTTAGAACCGCAAACCAAAGAGGCAGTAGAATACTATATCAATGGACTTTCTACTTCGTTGCCTATTGATGTGCAAGAAGCACTCATTCATAGTATTAAAGGGCTAGAAAATGCGCATATTACGCGTTATGGCTATGCGATTGAATATGATTATGTTGAACCCACCGAGCTCTATCATACGCTTGAGACAAAAAAATGTGCTAATCTCTTCCTCGCAGGACAAATTAATGGCACTACTGGCTATGAAGAAGCTGCAGCACAGGGTATTATGGCAGGGATTAATGCCACACTTTCTTTGCAAAATAAGTCTTTTACCCTTGCAAGAAATGAGGCTTATATCGGTGTAATGATTGATGATTTGGTTACTAAAGGCACAAAAGAACCTTATCGTGTCTTTACCTCACGCGCCGAATATCGTCTCTTGCTTAGAGAAGACAATGCATATTTGCGTCTTGGAACTTATGCGTATGAATTTGGCTTAATAGATAAGGCGCGTTATGCACAAATAGCATCAGATAAAACACATATTGAACAGACAATACATTATTTGCAAAATCATCATCTCACACCCTCATCAAGCAATCTTGCTATGCTTACCTCATTAGGATTTGCGCCTATTAGCGATAAAACGCTCCTTGTTCATATTATTGGACGTGAAGAATTAGATTCTACTCATATTCGCGCCCTTTTGACACATTTAGGGATAGCAAATACAGAATCTATGAGCGATTCAGCCATTGAACAAATTTTTATAGAATCTAAATATTTTGACTATATCCAAAAACAAAAGCAACAAATAGGACAAATGAAGCAAATGCTACAAGTTGAGATTCCACGAGATTTTGTCTTTGACAACATTCCCGGACTAAGCCTTGAAGTGATTGAAAAGCTTAAAATTTTCACTCCCAAAAGCTTGTTTGAAGCAAATGAAATTAGCGGAATCACGCCTGCAAGCATTGATGTGCTCCATTTATACATTCATTTGCACCATAAAAAAAAGTCTCAAATTTTGGTATAA
- a CDS encoding Crp/Fnr family transcriptional regulator yields the protein MKKKALRSIGVFSNLSEESLNELESITKLQYIERNAILHYEGELLQSASLIARGCVELYRMDKNDNEMFLCYVNNKSKGARLINAFGSFEPYIASANVRGVEPSEIVLLDLTRLAQLVASNIEISNALLSEFMDKAIVFKNFINFKETYDSTSRVAYILYNQIEYFNQKQRQVIARELNIKLETLSRILQKMFQQGLIAKNEQNDVYIKDKDAFIKFYGDAKISHIK from the coding sequence ATGAAAAAGAAAGCATTACGTTCCATCGGAGTTTTTTCAAATTTAAGTGAAGAAAGTCTCAATGAGCTTGAGAGTATTACAAAACTGCAATATATTGAAAGAAATGCAATTTTGCATTATGAAGGAGAATTATTGCAATCAGCAAGCCTAATTGCACGCGGCTGTGTAGAACTTTACAGAATGGATAAGAATGATAATGAAATGTTTTTGTGCTATGTAAATAATAAATCTAAGGGAGCAAGGCTTATCAATGCTTTTGGTTCTTTTGAGCCTTATATCGCTTCGGCAAATGTGCGTGGAGTAGAGCCAAGCGAAATTGTATTACTTGATTTAACAAGGCTTGCTCAACTTGTTGCATCTAATATTGAGATAAGCAATGCGCTTTTATCGGAGTTTATGGACAAAGCTATAGTATTTAAAAATTTTATTAACTTTAAGGAAACTTATGACAGCACTTCACGCGTGGCATATATACTCTATAATCAAATAGAGTATTTTAACCAGAAACAAAGACAAGTTATAGCACGTGAATTAAATATCAAGCTTGAGACTTTAAGCAGGATTTTACAAAAAATGTTCCAGCAAGGTTTGATTGCTAAAAATGAACAGAATGATGTCTATATCAAAGATAAAGACGCTTTCATAAAGTTCTATGGAGATGCCAAAAT
- a CDS encoding glutathionylspermidine synthase family protein — protein sequence MDITTLSLPDKTTLESMGLMWHTDVDNSAYISDELITISESEAEAFYEAGNELYDMFVEAGEYVINNDLFFELDIPPSLVGAIKQSWEEDIHWHLYGRFDLAGGLDGVPIKLLEFNADTPTMLYESSLLQWAMLKYNNLDEDRQFNNIYESLSENFKRLITLEEDTSRFNELYEGWKILFCSLADSSEDVTTTRFLEYIAKESGFVCDFAPIDVIHFSATEGVNHNGVNYEFLFKLIPWENIAIDEPELALLLSEMMQNHNTIFLNPAYTLLFQSKRMLKILWELFPNHPLLLPADFAPLPNTKQVCKRAFGREGANVEILNAQGQNIESKSGIYGNHKPVYQAFYELNSHNGAFYQPNVFFAYESCGLGFRKGGLIIDNYSKFVSHCIK from the coding sequence ATGGATATTACCACTCTCTCACTCCCTGATAAAACAACTTTAGAATCTATGGGCTTAATGTGGCATACTGATGTAGATAATAGCGCATATATAAGCGATGAGCTAATAACAATCAGCGAGAGCGAGGCAGAGGCATTTTATGAGGCAGGAAATGAACTCTATGATATGTTTGTAGAGGCTGGAGAATATGTGATAAACAATGATTTATTTTTTGAGCTTGATATTCCGCCAAGCCTTGTCGGTGCAATTAAACAAAGTTGGGAGGAAGACATACATTGGCATTTATATGGACGCTTTGATTTGGCAGGTGGGCTTGATGGTGTGCCTATTAAACTCCTTGAATTTAATGCAGATACACCAACTATGCTCTATGAAAGCTCACTTTTACAATGGGCAATGCTTAAATACAATAATCTTGATGAGGACAGACAATTTAATAATATTTATGAATCTTTGAGTGAAAATTTTAAACGCTTAATTACTCTTGAAGAAGATACTTCACGCTTTAATGAACTCTATGAGGGTTGGAAAATCCTCTTTTGTAGCCTTGCAGATTCTAGCGAAGATGTTACGACTACGCGCTTTTTAGAATATATCGCCAAAGAATCTGGCTTTGTATGCGATTTTGCGCCTATTGATGTAATTCATTTCTCTGCCACAGAGGGTGTAAATCATAATGGTGTGAATTATGAATTTCTTTTTAAACTCATTCCGTGGGAAAATATTGCCATTGATGAGCCTGAACTCGCGCTTTTACTGAGCGAAATGATGCAAAACCATAATACAATTTTTCTCAATCCCGCCTATACATTACTCTTTCAAAGCAAAAGAATGCTAAAGATTCTATGGGAGCTTTTTCCTAATCACCCATTGCTTCTCCCTGCGGATTTTGCTCCTTTACCAAATACCAAACAAGTGTGCAAGAGGGCATTTGGGCGCGAGGGAGCTAATGTGGAGATTCTCAACGCGCAAGGGCAAAATATAGAATCTAAAAGCGGTATTTATGGTAATCACAAGCCCGTATATCAAGCCTTTTATGAGCTCAATAGCCATAATGGCGCATTCTATCAGCCAAATGTCTTTTTTGCTTATGA
- a CDS encoding UPF0323 family lipoprotein produces the protein MKHIHRIKNYAMVGGLGVMAVFALNACEQNSGQNNALNSTLQNSQKNGAFVIVEEQNDGTYKVLEEYPSEQTRVMLKDKNGQERLLSQSEIDELLKAEESKINNGTSELTNPNGGGLGLGGAILASAAGAILGSYIGNKLFNNPNYQANSQRNYKSPQAYERSKNSFTNKSTPNAAGAKSTGGKSGFFGNSSSNTSSANKGSQSFGG, from the coding sequence ATGAAACATATTCATAGAATTAAAAATTACGCTATGGTTGGAGGTTTGGGCGTTATGGCTGTTTTTGCGCTCAATGCGTGTGAGCAAAATTCAGGACAAAATAATGCGCTCAATAGCACCTTGCAAAATAGCCAAAAAAATGGTGCATTTGTTATCGTTGAAGAACAAAACGATGGAACATATAAGGTGCTTGAAGAATATCCAAGCGAGCAAACGCGCGTTATGCTTAAGGACAAAAATGGGCAAGAGCGACTCCTCTCACAAAGTGAAATTGATGAGTTACTCAAAGCCGAAGAGAGTAAAATCAATAATGGAACAAGCGAACTCACTAATCCAAATGGTGGTGGATTGGGTTTAGGTGGAGCGATTTTGGCAAGTGCAGCAGGGGCAATTTTGGGTAGCTATATTGGCAATAAACTCTTTAATAATCCTAATTATCAAGCTAACTCACAGCGCAACTACAAATCACCTCAAGCCTATGAACGAAGTAAAAATAGCTTTACTAACAAATCCACGCCAAATGCAGCTGGAGCTAAAAGCACAGGTGGCAAAAGTGGGTTTTTTGGTAATAGCTCAAGTAATACAAGCAGCGCAAACAAAGGCTCACAAAGTTTTGGTGGATAA